The Astatotilapia calliptera chromosome 8, fAstCal1.2, whole genome shotgun sequence nucleotide sequence GAATTTTACACATCAGCTGAAACAAAACCTTCTTGGATGGTCTCGTCGATTAAACATAAATCCATTTCATTTGTTAGATAATTGCACTAAAATGCTGTAAAGAGCAAAAAACGCACAAACATTGTCAAGTGAACCAGTTCGCAGACTTCAGAAGGCACTCACAGCAGTTGTTGCTGTCACGATTGAACTTGAGCTAATGCAGTAAAATGAGACACTCCAAGACCTGATGGTAGAGAGATGAACCAGAGCATGACCTTCAATGCAGACTGCAGAGTTCACAAGTTGCTTAGCGGTCACATTAGGGTCAACTTTTGAGATAAGGACGGTGAGGTACGTTGTCCTCCCATCATGGTGAATTGTATGTGTGGATTACATAGATTTATGTTTTATAAGACATTAAACCTGCAGTGTTCCGGTCAGAAACAGCACTGGACCATTTTTGTGTTTGGGCGTTTCGTCCAAGTGAAGCAATGAAAACTCACAACTGCATTTCTTAGCATGACAGGACAGGATGATCACACTGACGTGTTTAAGACGGGAAATTCACACACTTTAACTTTCAAAGAAATTGTGATGCATTAGTACAaacaaataattattataattataacaaattaaatcaatttcagtgaaaggtttatgtgatATAAGCAGACAGGCGATGCAGGATGAAttattcagatttatttattaattaactgATAAATTTAGATTGTCCAATTACTGTTGCTGCTAATTCCCTGATTAATACATTTCTTTAGATTTGTCAAATTTTTTGGTTAAATTGATTCATGAATAATTAATTGATCACTGATCAATTAATTATTGATCAGTGCAGCAATACAGGTTGCTACTATGCACCTGTATTTATAACTCAGGTTCATAGTAGCAACTCTTTTTAACCCAGCACAAGCTCTCTAAGAAGACGAGGAAAAACTCCTCAAAAACTTGAGAAGAAACCTCGGGAAAGGCAATTCAAAGAGAGATCCCCTTTCCACGGATTGCTGGGGGTGGGTGGGGTATTTTCCATTTATGGACAGAAACCATGTATGGAAAAGACAATACATGGAAGTTCCACTTCGATCTCGTGGTTTTTGTGGGGTGCCTCTACAGGGGCAGGACTGTAAAAATGACATAATTGTTAAAAACATACACAGATATGTGACATGGCTTCAGAATTTGACCAAATACTTCTCTGTTAGAGCTTATGCTCTGTAACCCTGTTGTGCTTGGAGTCGATAAGTCATTTGAACCAGGGATGATTTCGAAGTTCCTCTAGGGTGAGGCGGTCTTCATTTTTGGCTGCCAGGCAACCTAACAGAAAACTCTCGCAGTCTGTTTGGAAATATAATAGAGGGTGGGGTTCACGTTTGTCATACAAAAATCGATATGTGCGTTACCGATACAGATAACACATTAAAcagaattttctgttttgtaacGCAAATCACGACAGGTTAACGAATTAACATCTGGCTTACTTTCTGAAATATCAGTACGCTTCGAATACATGTTCTTGGAAGAGGTGATGTTGTGTAACAGCCTATCCATCACTCTGCCCAGCTGCAAAACTGTGATGCAATCGGCTTTGGTGGCGTTAAACAGCAAGTTTAGAGCCGGTGATTTTCTCCCTAAAATCCAAAGAGAAATTATTAATGGTAAGAAATGAATGTGGACACAAGGCGTGTGGGCAGGCAAGAACATGTAAACAATGAGGCTGATGACCTACCATTTCTTCGAGTGACTGCTTCTGGTGTAAAAAAGACTCCACAGCCAAAATCAATGTATTTGACACGCGGACGTGCTAAACGTTCAGCTGAGTTTTCAATTATAATATTGTCTGTCTTAATGTCTTGATGGAAAACACCCTTGGAGTGCATTTCAGTGGCTGCATCTACCAACTGTCTCATTATGACCTGACAGACAAACGAAAGATACATTAAAACCATAAGATCTAAATTATTCATAaaagacaaatattttattcttgCTACTCACTGACCTTAATGTCGCTCTCACAAatcctttctcttctgtttgacAGGTAAACGTCCAAGTCTATGTTGTTTTTGCCCCCTTCAAAGACCATAATAAGTTCTTTTTCTAAGTCATACCAGTCGAGTAAAACTGGGGTCACATTGCTGCTTGTAGCCTCTGGTCCTGCCCCCACTTTTATCAGCAATGCCACCTCCAGAGGAATCTTGGTCATTCTACCATTAAGAAGCTTTAGAAACAGAACATCCGGGTCAGTTGTCAAACATTAGGCTGTTTGAGGTACATGCTGCCCGAAAAACAACCgaaaaagacaaacatctcATACCATTGGCTGGCGGTAGAGCGACTTCTGAGGAACATGTTTTATTACCACCTGCattaaagagaaaatgtgtttgagAAAAAGCACGTAGAGAACAGGATGAACTACAAGAAAACATGCGTAAAGTGCACACATAAGAAGCCATACTGGGAAGTTGTCTTCTCTACGTTTTCCAAAGAACACTTCCCCATACTGTCCTTCACCCAGCATATCCTGCTCGTCATATTTTTCTTCAAAGTCCTctacagagagacaaaacaaacacgGGGTTGTGATTAGTTGCATGTAGGAAAGCTGACATCGTCTCATTTTACACATTCGTACAGGCTCTGTTGGAAGCTTCCTAGTGATTACCAGATGGATGCCAGCTAAATTCTGAGAGCTTGGGAAGGGGCTCTCGTTTAAGGTGTGATTTGAACTTTTTCTTACCTGTAGTGTGACCGTTGTATGTGCTAGGTAAAGGATCATCTGTCTCATAGATGGAGTTGTTAGACTCCTCCTGTGAGCTTGATGTCCTCCTCTTTTTACTGCGTGGTTCTTTTGTTCCATCGCTGCTCTTTTGTTTGCTGCTCTTCTTTCTGGAAGCAGCTGcataaacaaaaatcaattaGACCTCTGAACTCCACACAGGCCTACAGATGATCAGaaactataaaacaaaaaataatctcTGTGAATGTCTCACTTACACTTCTCAAAGAAAACATGGCTGGGGCCTGGGGTTGGACTTTCGCTGTCCTTTCGTGTTTTGGAAGCTTTTTCCAATCTCTCTGTGGAACCATCTTTTCTTTTGGAGCTCTTGATTCGCCCATCTGACGTCCTGTCCTCTATCCTGAAGGACCAGGGCTCAGTGTGGCGTTCTGCAGTTtgtaaaaaaatctgtttgttaCTGCTGAATCAAAGCACCTGAAGTAAAAGCCTGTAATTTAAGATGAATTGACAGGTAAAGGAGACTTCACTCACCTAGATATTTACTTACACCCACAGCACGTGGCGTAGCAAAGGTCGGCCAAGATTTTGACGACATATCGGAAACTGGTTCAAAATTGTTCTCCCTGGACTAAACTCACTTTTAACTATTTGATTTTGTATGTAGTTGGAACTTTGAaaggtccctttttaaaactgttttgatGACATCACGGAACTTAACATTCTAATATATGCAAACTGTCTCTGCGTGGCTACACAACATCAAattaaatcacaacaaaggAGTAACAAGCAGGAGCAGTCTTACAGTATAGGTCACATGTTTGTCAGCATACAGAAGTGAAGTGAGCTATTCTGTTCATTTAGAAAAATTAACGCCtgctttattaaaagaaaaccaataaatataaaaataaaagaatgcagGAATAGAGACAAAGCCCAGATGTCCAAGTTTTGCAATGGGACATGAAAGCAGCTCAGGGAAGTTGACAGTGAGAAATTTGTCTCAAAAGCTCACCATGCTATCTGTGTGTATGAGGTGAAGCACATACATGTAAGGTTCTTCAAACCAGCGAGAGAGATGTTACATGAAGTTTTAGACATTTCTACGCACAGAAAGGTTTTTGAACGAGAAGCTTATCCAATTCGTGGAGCTGAGCTTAATAAATAGTGATTATTTATGCACAATTTATTTAGGTTTGGATATATGCATTTGTAAAATTGTTATACATGTGGTTAAATTGCTTCGTATTTGTGCGTGGACTGAAGCACGCGTTTTTGGGTCCTCCAAGAttacacacaaatcactgcacacatttttaaatttggtCATTCAGTGTCCCACTTGTCATTCTGGATAGCCCTGACCAACACCCAACGCACAATAATGTCACGAAAGCATATTTTTGGTGATTAGTATCCCATAGCTACTAACTGTTATCCTTAAGCTAGTAATTAGCATTAACTAACGTCCCGATGCTAGTAACAATCATCCTTTTTGTGCCAATCACCAATAATTAGCATTTCTAGGGTAAACCTTTTCCCAAACTATTAAAACTACCCATATGgcaaagaaatagaaaaaacttctAAAAGACTTGCGTCAGCTTTAGCTTgctagtgaatcatataaggcttaatatgatttactcatggggcagcacggtggcatggtggttagcactgttgccgcacagcaagaaggtcctgagttcaattccaacatcaggccggggtctttctgtgtggagtttgcatgttctccccgtgtttgcgtgggttctctccgggtactctggcttcctcccaccgtccaaagacatgcagcttgtggggataggttaattggataacccaaattgtcactaggtatgaatgtgagtgcgaatggttgtttgtccctgtgtgttagccttgcgacagactggcgacctgtccagggtgtaccccgcctcttgccccatgacagctgggctaggctccagcgccccccgcgaccctgaaaaggataagcggaagtgaatggatggatgatttactcatgaaagtggccactttctcattactttcatatattgttttagtaagtatccaaaacatacaagtttcatttatataaatgttCAAGGGATCTtacatctgttttcactcttgtatgcttttcatacaagtttcacacaagacagatacaaaccttagaagatttatatatatcttttccatactgactgcatttttttttaatcctgccACCAGGGGAATGTTGGTCATTTTTCCCATTAAGAACATTCTGGTCAGTGTTCAAACATTACATGTACatgttacaggaaaaacaacaggaaaagacAAATCTCATCATTGGTAGGCAGTCGACTGCTGAGTAACATGTTTAACAACCTCCTGCATTAtagagaaaatgtattttagaaAAATCATGTACAAAATCGATGAACTAGAAGAACTGTAAAGTGAACAAATAAGAAGCCATACTTGCGTTTTCTAAAGATAGGCCAAAACCTTGCTGCATCCACCccttcatatttttattcaaagtcttctgcagagagacaaaacaaacacgGGGTCGTGATTAGTAAAGCTGACATTGTCTTAGCTTAGAAGGGGCTCTCTCGTTGCA carries:
- the LOC113027883 gene encoding serine/threonine-protein kinase pim-2-like, with product MSSKSWPTFATPRAVGVSKYLERHTEPWSFRIEDRTSDGRIKSSKRKDGSTERLEKASKTRKDSESPTPGPSHVFFEKSASRKKSSKQKSSDGTKEPRSKKRRTSSSQEESNNSIYETDDPLPSTYNGHTTEDFEEKYDEQDMLGEGQYGEVFFGKRREDNFPVVIKHVPQKSLYRQPMLLNGRMTKIPLEVALLIKVGAGPEATSSNVTPVLLDWYDLEKELIMVFEGGKNNIDLDVYLSNRRERICESDIKVIMRQLVDAATEMHSKGVFHQDIKTDNIIIENSAERLARPRVKYIDFGCGVFFTPEAVTRRNGRKSPALNLLFNATKADCITVLQLGRVMDRLLHNITSSKNMYSKRTDISENCESFLLGCLAAKNEDRLTLEELRNHPWFK